From one Lemur catta isolate mLemCat1 chromosome 5, mLemCat1.pri, whole genome shotgun sequence genomic stretch:
- the LOC123638782 gene encoding LOW QUALITY PROTEIN: uncharacterized protein LOC123638782 (The sequence of the model RefSeq protein was modified relative to this genomic sequence to represent the inferred CDS: substituted 1 base at 1 genomic stop codon) — MRVMFVQLLPRHSVHKAWSKPDWGGKHSVCDLSQEESGAAEAAENPGKEPWKRGSHREEAPKSVFKLTLNSWLTSEPCLSRQDSKKHQSTLGWPSPAAPAPAAALQFVLLFSRQGKLRLQKWYAPLADQEKKKITRELVQTVLARKPKMCSFLEWRNLKIVYKRYASLYFCCAFENXDNEFITLEIIHRYVELLDKYFGSVCELDTIFNFEKAYFILDEFLLGGEVQETSKKNVLKATEQADLLQEKTENMFHSKSFIGCKKAYQNTCWSTDMHQNVVGYVNSVCNYYFVRSYSAPDAKQQGSTVKFCSPLCSPPVEQGAPAKHGRVLSAE, encoded by the exons ATGAGAGTCATGTTTGTACAGCTTCTCCCCAGGCACTCAGTGCACAAGGCGTGGAGCAAACCGGACTGGGGCGGGAAGCACAGCGTTTGTGATTTGTCACAGGAGGAGTCCGGGGCTGCAGAAGCAGCTGAGAATCCAGGGAAAGAACCTTGGAAAAGAGGGAGCCACAGAGAGGAAGCCCCCAAATCTGTATTTAAACTCACTTTAAATTCTTGGCTGACCTCTGAACCGTGCTTGAGTAGACAAGACTCCAAAAAACATCAGT CGACGTTGGGCTGGCCAAGCCCAGCCGCTCCAGCGCCCGCAGCCGCCCTGCAGTTTGTGTTGCTGTTTAGTCGTCAGGGAAAGCTTCGACTGCAGAAATGGTATGCCCCGCTAGcagaccaagaaaagaaaaagattacaaGAGAACTTGTTCAAACCGTTTTAGCAAGGAAACCGAAAATGTGCAGCTTCCTGGAGTGGCGCAATCTGAAGATTGTTTACAAAAGATATGCTAGTCTGTATTTTTGCTGTGCTTTCGAGAATTAGGACAATGAATTCATTACCCTGGAAATAATTCATCGTTATGTGGAATTACTTGACAAGTATTTTGGGAGTGTGTGTGAACTTGATACCATCTTTAATTTTGAgaaggcttattttattttagatgagtTTCTTTTGGGAGGAGAAGTTCAGGAAACATCCAAGAAAAATGTCCTTAAAGCAACTGAGCAGGCCGACCTACTGCAGGAGAAAACAGAGAATATGTTTCACAGCAAGAGTTTCATTGGGTGTAAGAAAGCGTACCAGAATACGTGCTGGAGTACTGACATGCATCAAAATGTAGTAGGATATGTGAATTCagtttgtaattattattttgtcag AAGCTACAGTGCTCCAGATGCAAAACAGCAGGGCAGCACAGTGAAGTTTTGTTCCCCACTCTGTAGCCCTCCTGTTGAACAGGGTGCTCCAGCAAAGCATGGGAGGGTTTTATCAGCTGAATGA